The Alphaproteobacteria bacterium region CATCCGAGAGCCCGAAGTCGTAGGCACCGAGCGGGGGGAAATCTGCTGCGTTCATGAGCTTGGCCTCGTCGTGGCGGGTTGCCTTTGAGGGTACTAGACTGCCCCCGGCAGCGAAAAGGGAGGAATCCATGGCCAATCAGACCAATGCCCAGCACGTGCACTGGGACGACCGCGAGTGGGAGCAGTTGGGGCCCATCATGAAACGCCGCTTCGTTTACGGCGAGCACCTGATGGTGGTGCAGATCGAGATGTTTGCCGGCGGCCATGTGCCCCGGCACCAGCACCATAACGAGCAGATCACCAACGTGCTCGAGGGCCGCCTCGAGTTCCGCTTCGGCGCCGACGGTGCTGACGTGCGCATCGTGGCCACGGGCGAAAGCGTGGTCATTCCCGCCAACCTGCCCCACGAGGTCGAGGTGCTCGAGGACACCAAGGTGATCGAGCTTTTCTCGCCGCCGCGCCAG contains the following coding sequences:
- a CDS encoding cupin domain-containing protein, producing the protein MANQTNAQHVHWDDREWEQLGPIMKRRFVYGEHLMVVQIEMFAGGHVPRHQHHNEQITNVLEGRLEFRFGADGADVRIVATGESVVIPANLPHEVEVLEDTKVIELFSPPRQDWIEGTDAYLRENE